A genomic segment from Thermodesulfobacteriota bacterium encodes:
- a CDS encoding helix-turn-helix transcriptional regulator gives MDTIRDSKYIGMKIKLRREGLNVSQEKLGEMVGVTYQQIQKYEKGINKVNAEMLQKIANSLDVNVDFFFQDRDEKPRKEIKESASLKDIREEPSVCQDPGDLLSEERELVECFRAIANKEYRKCFLSLLRLASRK, from the coding sequence ATGGATACAATAAGAGACAGTAAATACATAGGAATGAAGATCAAACTCAGGAGAGAAGGGTTAAATGTGTCCCAGGAAAAACTGGGTGAAATGGTGGGGGTAACCTATCAGCAGATTCAGAAATATGAAAAGGGGATAAATAAGGTTAATGCAGAGATGTTGCAAAAGATCGCTAACTCGTTGGATGTTAATGTTGATTTTTTCTTTCAGGATAGAGATGAGAAGCCAAGAAAAGAGATAAAGGAAAGTGCCAGCCTGAAAGATATCAGGGAAGAGCCATCTGTCTGTCAAGACCCTGGCGATCTCTTATCAGAGGAACGAGAATTGGTAGAGTGCTTCAGGGCAATTGCGAATAAGGAATACAGGAAGTGCTTTCTTTCTCTATTAAGGCTGGCATCTAGAAAGTAA